Proteins encoded in a region of the Neodiprion virginianus isolate iyNeoVirg1 chromosome 2, iyNeoVirg1.1, whole genome shotgun sequence genome:
- the LOC124297293 gene encoding Krueppel-like factor 6, with product MDILPSGNIFRELQDIHDTGYFSAQPSLEDHWQQTCYEMERYLKDEPKLQSYKKLPTELDTAPWNLFRAPPISWTASTGNANAQFDSPIKMEVTTTSDDRDPLGLNDIKFSPGDHNHDRHLDSLSMSSASSACSALSWDSSPSLSCRALILKKEPSEDLEEDEEQEEIEEEDDSGCEGEGQILTPPSSPESGQGHSNSSHSSSGSSMLDVHHHLNLHGTGGRSAIVRVTASSPQGVARLISVATNGFPTAVGAQHQHVSANPVAATVVQRHHARSHEHSPPDTKRRIHKCQFPGCKKVYTKSSHLKAHQRTHTGEKPYKCSWEGCEWRFARSDELTRHYRKHTGAKPFKCRHCDRCFSRSDHLALHMKRHV from the exons ACATGCTACGAGATGGAGAGGTACCTGAAGGACGAGCCTAAGCTACAgtcgtacaaaaaattaccCACGGAGTTGGACACGGCGCCATGGAACCTCTTCAGAGCGCCCCCCATTTCGTGGACAGCGTCGACGGGGAACGCAAACGCGCAGTTCGACTCCCCGATTAAAATGGAG GTCACAACGACATCCGACGACAGAGATCCCCTCGGTCTTAACGACATAAAGTTCAGCCCGGGTGACCACAACCATGATCGACACCTCGACTCGCTCTCGATGTCGTCGGCGAGTTCGGCCTGCTCCGCCCTCTCCTGGGACAGTTCGCCTTCGCTATCCTGCAGAGCACTGATCCTGAAAAAGGAGCCAAGCGAAGACCtcgaggaggatgaggagcAAGAG GAGATCGAAGAGGAGGACGACAGCGGGTGCGAAGGCGAGGGCCAAATCCTGACGCCACCATCAAGTCCCGAGTCTGGTCAGGGTCACTCGAATTCGAGTCACTCTTCCAGCGGCAGTTCGATGCTGGACGTTCACCATCACCTAAATCTCCACGGTACCGGTGGCAGAAGTGCAATCGTCAGGGTGACGGCCAGCAGTCCACAGGGAGTGGCGAG ACTGATATCCGTCGCGACGAACGGCTTTCCAACGGCGGTGGGTGCGCAGCACCAGCACGTCAGTGCGAATCCAGTCGCGGCGACGGTCGTCCAAAGGCATCACGCCCGGAGTCACGAGCACAGTCCACCTGACACGAAAAGGCGGATACACAAGTGCCAGTTTCCCGGCTGCAAGAAGGTCTACACGAAGAGTTCGCACCTCAAAGCTCACCAGAGAACGCACACGG GAGAGAAGCCCTACAAGTGCAGCTGGGAGGGTTGCGAGTGGCGATTCGCCCGCTCGGACGAGCTGACTCGCCATTACCGCAAACACACTGGTGCCAAGCCTTTCAAATGCCGACATTGCGACCGCTGTTTTTCCCGCAGCGATCACCTGGCCCTTCACATGAAGAGACACGTTTAG